One window from the genome of Paenibacillus azoreducens encodes:
- a CDS encoding type II secretion system F family protein has protein sequence MPKGSRGSQKASQDRRKQLPDYSVYVLSGLQRILCVTAGAVFFFGIGFLFYHQWIIALFLSAGGLLVPRFWRKYMLQRRRAALNLHFKQALYSISSSLSAGRSVENGFREAIQDLRMLDPEAENDLITELSIICARMEYGEPIEDALQDFSRRACMEDITNFADVFTTCKRTGGDLVEVIRRTSTIIGEKLDIQQEIAVLVAQKKFESKALLAAPIMMLVFMNMTSGDYMKPMFSGAGMIISTFALFGLAGCLLWIIKIMDIKI, from the coding sequence ATGCCGAAAGGAAGCCGGGGAAGTCAGAAGGCGAGCCAAGATCGGAGAAAGCAGCTTCCAGACTACAGCGTGTATGTTTTGAGCGGATTGCAGCGAATTTTGTGTGTGACAGCGGGAGCGGTATTTTTCTTTGGCATCGGTTTTCTTTTTTATCACCAATGGATCATTGCGCTTTTTCTGTCGGCGGGAGGTCTCTTGGTCCCGCGTTTTTGGAGGAAATACATGCTTCAGCGGCGGCGAGCGGCATTGAATTTGCATTTCAAGCAAGCTCTTTATTCGATATCTTCCTCGCTGTCGGCCGGGCGCTCCGTGGAGAACGGTTTTCGGGAAGCGATTCAGGATTTGCGTATGCTCGATCCGGAGGCAGAAAACGATCTGATCACGGAACTATCTATTATTTGCGCGCGCATGGAATATGGGGAGCCGATTGAAGACGCGCTGCAAGATTTTAGCCGAAGGGCTTGTATGGAGGACATCACGAATTTTGCCGATGTGTTTACGACCTGTAAAAGAACGGGAGGGGATCTGGTCGAGGTGATTCGGAGAACTTCCACGATAATCGGCGAAAAACTTGACATCCAGCAGGAAATTGCCGTGCTCGTCGCCCAGAAGAAATTCGAATCGAAAGCGCTCTTGGCCGCTCCCATTATGATGCTTGTGTTCATGAACATGACCTCGGGCGACTATATGAAGCCGATGTTCAGCGGAGCGGGCATGATCATTTCGACATTTGCTTTATTTGGACTTGCAGGCTGTTTGTTATGGATTATCAAAATCATGGATATCAAGATTTGA
- a CDS encoding CpaF family protein: MDEDLFRQLRGEVRSGLDVTSALDNSELIKFIERTVFSRRELRDLTASEKRRLVRRIFDSFRGLDILQPLVDDPGITEIMVNSHQDIFIEQNGEVSKLPLEFESQTRLEDIIQTIVSGVNRVVNESSPIVDARLKDGSRVNIVLPPIALKGPTMTIRKFPEKPMTMEDLVLRGALEQDAATLLQKLVVGKYNIFISGGTGSGKTTFLNALSQFIPADERVITIEDSAELQIVTVPNLVSLETRNANTEGRGEISIRDLIRSSLRMRPNRIVVGEVRGSEALDMLQAMNTGHDGSLSTGHANNTRDMISRLETMVLSGADLPIAVVRQQIRSAIDIFVHLARLRDRSRRVVEISEVIGMEGGEVVLHPLYKFKETGEKDGRVCGRLEPQETLMNQDKLKMAGISYDPQSPVKEAAV, encoded by the coding sequence ATGGATGAGGACCTGTTCAGGCAGCTGAGGGGGGAAGTGCGTTCCGGTCTTGACGTCACGTCTGCGCTGGATAACAGTGAGCTGATTAAGTTTATCGAACGGACCGTATTCAGCCGCCGGGAACTTCGGGATTTGACTGCTTCGGAGAAGAGACGGCTTGTCCGGCGTATTTTTGATTCTTTCCGGGGTCTTGATATTCTACAGCCTCTCGTTGACGATCCGGGCATCACGGAAATTATGGTCAATAGCCACCAGGACATTTTTATCGAACAAAACGGCGAGGTTTCAAAGCTGCCGCTGGAATTTGAATCCCAAACCAGACTGGAAGACATCATTCAAACGATCGTGTCCGGCGTGAACAGGGTAGTTAACGAATCGTCTCCTATAGTGGATGCTCGTTTAAAGGACGGTTCGCGCGTCAATATCGTTCTTCCTCCGATTGCGCTCAAGGGGCCGACGATGACGATTCGGAAGTTTCCCGAAAAGCCGATGACGATGGAGGATCTTGTGCTTCGGGGAGCGCTGGAGCAGGATGCTGCTACGCTGCTGCAAAAACTGGTGGTTGGCAAATACAACATCTTTATTAGCGGTGGTACGGGTTCCGGCAAAACCACATTTCTAAATGCGTTGTCGCAATTCATTCCTGCGGACGAGCGGGTGATCACGATTGAAGATTCGGCTGAGCTGCAGATTGTAACCGTGCCGAATCTGGTTTCCCTGGAGACCCGCAACGCCAATACCGAAGGGCGCGGGGAAATATCGATCCGGGACCTGATTCGTTCTTCGCTGCGAATGCGTCCGAACCGGATCGTTGTCGGGGAGGTGCGGGGAAGCGAAGCGCTGGATATGCTGCAGGCGATGAATACCGGCCATGACGGGTCATTATCAACCGGCCACGCGAACAACACCCGCGACATGATCAGCAGGCTGGAGACGATGGTGCTGAGCGGAGCGGATTTGCCAATCGCCGTTGTGAGGCAGCAGATCCGTTCGGCGATCGACATCTTTGTTCATTTGGCAAGATTGCGTGACCGATCGCGGCGCGTGGTCGAAATCAGTGAAGTGATCGGGATGGAGGGCGGCGAAGTTGTGCTTCATCCGTTATACAAATTCAAGGAGACGGGGGAAAAGGATGGACGTGTATGCGGCCGTCTGGAACCGCAAGAGACGCTGATGAATCAGGACAAGTTGAAGATGGCCGGCATATCTTATGATCCGCAATCACCTGTGAAGGAGGCTGCTGTATGA
- a CDS encoding thiol-disulfide oxidoreductase DCC family protein, which yields MEVLHRPEGKGGNRIVLVDGVCHLCQGLTRFIIERDPQAKFRFASLQSEIGAELLRQGGLPADGMDTVVLIENGHYYTHSAAVLRIFRQLKMPWPLLYAFVIIPPAIRNRMYRWVARNRYRWFGKDEQCLLPTPELRNRFL from the coding sequence ATGGAAGTTCTGCACAGGCCTGAAGGAAAGGGCGGCAATCGGATCGTACTGGTGGACGGAGTATGCCATTTATGCCAAGGACTGACGCGTTTCATTATTGAGCGCGATCCGCAGGCGAAGTTTCGTTTTGCTTCGCTGCAATCCGAAATCGGAGCCGAACTGTTGCGGCAAGGAGGTCTTCCAGCGGATGGGATGGATACAGTGGTATTGATTGAAAATGGTCATTATTACACTCATTCGGCTGCCGTTTTACGTATTTTTCGTCAATTGAAAATGCCCTGGCCGCTGCTTTATGCGTTTGTAATCATACCTCCGGCCATTCGGAACAGGATGTACCGCTGGGTTGCCCGGAACCGTTACCGCTGGTTTGGCAAGGATGAGCAGTGCCTGTTACCGACACCCGAATTGCGGAACCGGTTTTTATGA
- a CDS encoding DMT family transporter: protein MVIGGTLIGYVIFNLGVQRIGASQTSIYLNLTPIVTSLLSVLLYDTHMTWPLLLGLAYVLTDVFLASISTRKRRRAKVQHR, encoded by the coding sequence ATGGTGATCGGCGGAACGCTTATTGGCTACGTAATTTTTAATCTTGGAGTTCAGAGGATTGGCGCCAGCCAAACGAGCATATATTTGAATTTGACTCCAATCGTAACATCACTGCTGTCCGTGCTGTTATACGACACCCATATGACATGGCCGCTCTTGCTTGGATTAGCCTATGTGCTAACAGATGTCTTTCTTGCAAGCATATCGACAAGAAAAAGACGGAGGGCAAAAGTCCAGCATCGGTGA
- a CDS encoding Nramp family divalent metal transporter, with protein sequence MDNTGSNSSEKPKTWTKPKRRSSLAELNHSMKVPHKGSVFRKFLAFAGPGYLVAVGYMDPGNWATDIAGGARFGYSLLSVILISNIMAVLLQSLSSKLGIVTGHDLAQACRNHYKKPVAVGLWVLCELAIAACDLAEVIGSAIALKLLFGIPLLYGVMITALDVLLILLLQHKGFRAIEILVIILIATIGACFAVDLWLAKPNAGSVLAGFIPTADLITDQQKLYIAIAILGATVMPHNLYLHSSIVQTRQYENTDEGKREAIRFSVWDSTIALTLALFINAAILIVSAATFHKAGMTEVAEISDAYHMLSPLVGTAVASILFAVALLASGQNSTLTGTLAGQIVMEGFLDIKLPSWLRRLITRLIAIIPAVIVTIIAGEKGTEELLILSQVILSLQLPFAVIPLVKFTGDPKIMGIFVNPAWIKISAWLVSAVIVVLNLFLIYQTFAG encoded by the coding sequence ATGGATAATACCGGGTCTAACAGCTCCGAAAAACCAAAAACTTGGACCAAACCGAAGAGGCGATCTTCGCTTGCGGAGCTGAACCATTCCATGAAGGTGCCGCATAAAGGTTCTGTCTTCCGGAAATTTCTCGCTTTCGCCGGCCCGGGTTATCTAGTTGCGGTCGGATATATGGATCCCGGCAACTGGGCGACGGATATTGCCGGCGGCGCGAGGTTCGGCTACTCCCTGCTGTCGGTTATCCTGATATCCAATATCATGGCGGTGCTGCTGCAGTCGCTGTCGAGCAAGCTCGGCATCGTCACTGGGCATGATCTTGCGCAGGCCTGCCGCAACCATTACAAAAAACCGGTCGCCGTCGGGCTATGGGTCCTGTGCGAACTCGCTATTGCGGCATGCGATTTGGCCGAAGTCATTGGTTCAGCTATCGCTCTAAAGCTTTTGTTCGGCATTCCCCTGCTGTACGGTGTGATGATCACCGCGTTGGATGTGCTGCTTATACTGCTTCTCCAGCACAAAGGATTCCGGGCGATTGAAATTCTGGTCATCATTCTTATCGCAACCATCGGCGCATGCTTCGCAGTGGACTTGTGGTTAGCCAAACCCAATGCCGGAAGCGTGCTCGCCGGGTTTATCCCGACGGCAGACCTGATAACAGACCAGCAGAAATTGTACATCGCCATCGCGATTCTCGGGGCCACGGTCATGCCTCATAATCTATACCTTCACTCTTCCATCGTACAGACGCGCCAATACGAAAATACCGACGAAGGCAAACGCGAAGCCATCCGTTTCTCCGTTTGGGATTCCACGATTGCGCTGACTTTGGCCCTGTTTATCAATGCGGCGATCCTGATCGTTTCAGCGGCGACGTTTCACAAGGCCGGCATGACGGAAGTCGCCGAAATCAGCGATGCGTACCATATGCTGTCTCCGCTGGTGGGAACGGCGGTCGCAAGTATTTTATTCGCCGTCGCGCTGCTGGCTTCCGGCCAAAACTCGACCCTGACAGGCACTTTGGCCGGTCAAATCGTCATGGAAGGGTTTCTCGACATCAAACTTCCGTCTTGGCTCCGCAGGCTGATTACGCGTCTCATCGCTATTATTCCCGCCGTGATTGTGACGATTATTGCCGGGGAAAAAGGCACGGAAGAGCTTTTGATTCTCAGTCAGGTCATTTTGTCGCTGCAGCTTCCCTTTGCCGTCATTCCTTTGGTCAAGTTTACCGGAGACCCCAAAATCATGGGCATTTTCGTAAACCCGGCTTGGATTAAAATATCGGCCTGGCTCGTTTCCGCCGTGATCGTGGTCCTCAATCTGTTCCTTATTTATCAAACTTTCGCGGGTTAA
- the kdpC gene encoding potassium-transporting ATPase subunit KdpC has translation MKTTAKYEEMRHGSIWLIALRSSLLFIVICGIAYPLASTGLAQLIFPHQASGSMVKDSSGQTVGSELIGQTFTDPAYFQGRISSIDNNGAGSGSNNYAPSNPELVKRVKDSIAQWEKENPQVPVSKLPIDLITNSGSGLDPHITPAAAEVQIPRISSLRHIPEEQLRQLVAKNTEGRDLGVFGEKRVNVLKLNLALKELAGK, from the coding sequence ATGAAAACGACGGCGAAATACGAAGAAATGCGGCATGGCTCGATCTGGCTGATCGCGCTGCGGTCCAGTTTATTGTTTATCGTCATTTGCGGTATCGCCTATCCGCTGGCCAGCACGGGGCTGGCCCAGCTGATTTTCCCGCATCAAGCCAGCGGCAGCATGGTTAAAGACAGTTCAGGGCAAACCGTGGGTTCGGAGCTGATCGGGCAAACTTTTACGGACCCGGCGTATTTTCAAGGGCGCATCTCCAGCATTGATAACAACGGAGCCGGTTCAGGTTCCAATAACTACGCGCCATCCAATCCCGAGCTGGTCAAACGGGTTAAGGATTCGATAGCACAATGGGAAAAGGAAAACCCTCAGGTGCCCGTCAGCAAACTTCCTATCGACCTGATTACGAATTCCGGCTCCGGCCTCGATCCGCATATTACGCCGGCTGCAGCCGAGGTGCAGATTCCGCGGATTAGCTCTCTGCGCCATATTCCGGAGGAGCAGCTGCGGCAGCTCGTAGCCAAAAATACCGAGGGACGTGATTTGGGCGTTTTTGGCGAAAAAAGGGTGAATGTGCTTAAGCTGAATTTGGCGCTCAAAGAGCTTGCCGGAAAATAG
- the kdpB gene encoding potassium-transporting ATPase subunit KdpB — protein sequence MNGKRKSMLTGDIIKHAMKDSILKLNPVVMMKNPVMFVVEIGTFVVLLMVLFPAYFNTGERIGFNLAVFLILLFTVLFANFAEALAEGRGKAQADSLKKSKRETTANKCVGSDIKVVSSTELRKGDIVIVSQGEMIPGDGEVIEGLASVDESAITGESAPVIKEAGGDFSSVTGGTRVVSDRIKVKITSDPGESFIDRMISLVEGASRQKTPNEIALNTLLTTLTLIFLIVVVTLAPIGKYLGVPLDIPVLISLLVCLIPTTIGGLLSAIGIAGMDRVTQFNVLAMSGKAVEASGDINTMILDKTGTITFGNRMASEFIPVGGASLPETAYWAAVSSLKDETPEGRSVLELMKKQALEYDEAIAAGGEFIEFQAGTRMSGIDLQDGRHVRKGAVDAVRQWVLSQGGSIPSDLAAKSDAIASAGGTPLAVAVDSGIYGLIHLKDTVKPGMKERFEQLRQMGIKTIMCTGDNPLTAATIAREAGVDEFIAESKPEDKIAVIRREQAEGKLVAMTGDGTNDAPALAQADVGIAMNSGTVAAKEAANMVDLDSDPSKIIEVVAIGKQLLMTRGALTTFSIANDVAKYFAIIPAMFMAAIPEMKVLNIMGLGSPLSAILSALIFNAVIIPLLIPLAMRGVKYRPMSSPLLLSRNLMIFGLGGVIAPFAGIKLIDLIVHLWI from the coding sequence ATGAACGGAAAACGCAAAAGCATGCTCACAGGCGATATCATCAAGCATGCGATGAAAGATAGCATTCTGAAACTGAATCCGGTTGTAATGATGAAAAATCCGGTGATGTTCGTCGTGGAAATCGGCACGTTTGTCGTGCTGCTGATGGTTTTGTTTCCGGCCTACTTCAACACCGGCGAACGTATAGGCTTTAATTTGGCTGTGTTCCTGATCCTGCTGTTCACGGTACTGTTTGCCAACTTCGCCGAAGCGCTGGCTGAAGGCCGGGGCAAGGCACAGGCGGACTCCTTGAAAAAGAGCAAGCGGGAAACCACCGCCAATAAATGCGTCGGATCGGATATTAAAGTGGTCAGTTCCACGGAGCTTCGCAAAGGCGATATTGTCATCGTCTCGCAAGGCGAGATGATCCCTGGAGACGGCGAAGTCATTGAAGGGCTCGCATCGGTCGACGAATCGGCGATTACGGGGGAATCGGCCCCAGTGATCAAGGAAGCCGGCGGCGACTTCAGCTCCGTTACCGGAGGAACGCGCGTCGTCAGCGACCGGATCAAGGTGAAGATCACCAGCGATCCGGGGGAATCGTTTATCGATCGGATGATTTCACTCGTTGAAGGCGCGTCGCGCCAGAAAACGCCGAATGAAATTGCGCTTAATACGCTGCTGACCACCTTGACGCTGATCTTTTTGATCGTGGTCGTAACGCTAGCGCCGATCGGCAAATATTTGGGGGTACCGCTCGATATCCCGGTTTTGATTTCCTTGCTGGTGTGCTTGATCCCGACGACCATCGGCGGCCTGCTGTCCGCGATCGGGATTGCGGGGATGGACCGCGTCACCCAGTTCAACGTGCTGGCGATGTCCGGCAAGGCCGTCGAAGCCTCAGGCGATATCAATACGATGATTCTGGATAAAACCGGGACGATTACCTTCGGCAACCGGATGGCCAGCGAGTTCATTCCTGTAGGCGGCGCTTCCTTGCCGGAAACGGCTTATTGGGCGGCGGTCAGCTCGCTTAAGGATGAAACGCCGGAAGGGCGGTCCGTACTGGAACTGATGAAAAAGCAGGCGCTTGAGTATGATGAGGCCATCGCCGCAGGCGGCGAATTTATCGAGTTTCAAGCCGGCACCCGGATGAGCGGCATCGATTTGCAGGATGGACGGCATGTCCGCAAAGGGGCCGTCGATGCGGTCCGGCAGTGGGTGCTGTCGCAAGGCGGCAGCATTCCATCGGATCTTGCGGCCAAATCCGACGCCATCGCATCCGCAGGGGGGACGCCGCTTGCGGTAGCGGTTGACAGCGGCATCTACGGCCTGATTCATCTGAAAGATACGGTTAAACCGGGGATGAAGGAACGTTTTGAACAGCTGCGGCAGATGGGCATCAAAACGATCATGTGTACCGGCGATAATCCGCTAACGGCAGCGACGATCGCCCGGGAAGCGGGCGTTGACGAATTCATCGCCGAAAGCAAGCCCGAGGATAAAATCGCCGTCATCCGCCGCGAGCAGGCGGAAGGCAAGCTGGTGGCGATGACGGGCGACGGTACGAACGACGCTCCGGCTTTGGCCCAGGCGGATGTAGGGATCGCCATGAACAGCGGCACCGTTGCCGCCAAGGAGGCGGCGAACATGGTCGATCTGGACTCCGACCCGTCCAAGATCATTGAAGTCGTGGCGATCGGCAAACAGCTGCTGATGACGCGCGGCGCACTTACGACGTTTAGCATTGCGAACGACGTCGCCAAATATTTCGCGATTATTCCTGCGATGTTCATGGCGGCCATTCCTGAGATGAAAGTCTTGAACATCATGGGACTGGGATCGCCGCTGTCGGCTATTTTGAGCGCACTCATTTTTAACGCGGTCATCATTCCGCTCTTGATTCCGCTGGCGATGAGGGGCGTCAAATACAGACCGATGAGCTCGCCCTTGCTGCTGAGCCGCAACTTGATGATTTTCGGGCTCGGCGGGGTGATCGCTCCGTTTGCCGGCATCAAGCTGATCGATCTGATCGTGCATTTATGGATTTAA
- the kdpA gene encoding potassium-transporting ATPase subunit KdpA, whose amino-acid sequence MDILQICIVIAVLLLLVKPVGSYIYHVFSNEANRTDKIFGPMENILFKIIGLKNRSSMSWKKYALSMLATNIILVALSYLVLRLMGGLPVNPSNVGNMDASLSFNTVISFMTNTNLQHYSGESGMSYLGQMIVITMMMFTSAASGLVVAIAFIRGITRRGGGLGNFFEDFVKAHTRIYLPLALIVTLVLVGLQVPQTLEPTVTVNTIGGTVQHIAMGPVASLESIKHLGTNGGGFFGANSSHPFENPRPLTNVIEILSMWTISAALPYTFGRFAKNRKQGWIIFSAMMFLFLAFLCLTYVSEKSGNPLINQLGIDSSQGSMEGKEVRFGVAQSALFTTVTTAATTGSVNNMHDTLTPLGGLAPLAEMMLNVVFGGKGVGLVNMLMYAILGVFICGLMVGRTPEFLGRKIESREMKLIAIAILMHPLIILAPTAISFMTHLGTDALSNPGYHGLSQSLYEFTSSAANNGSGFEGLGDNTMFWNVSTGLVMLLGRYVSIIALLAVAGSLSRKKTVPETIGTFHTDTKLFAGILVGTVLLIGALTFLPVLVLGPVAEFLKISGI is encoded by the coding sequence GTGGATATTTTGCAGATTTGCATTGTCATCGCGGTGCTGCTCCTGCTGGTCAAGCCGGTAGGAAGCTATATATATCATGTGTTTTCCAATGAGGCCAATCGTACGGACAAGATTTTCGGACCGATGGAAAACATTTTATTTAAAATCATCGGGCTAAAAAACCGCTCAAGCATGAGCTGGAAAAAATACGCTCTTAGCATGCTGGCGACGAACATCATATTGGTGGCCCTCAGTTATCTTGTTCTACGATTGATGGGCGGGCTGCCGGTGAACCCGAGCAACGTCGGAAACATGGATGCCAGCTTGTCATTTAATACGGTCATCAGCTTTATGACCAACACGAACCTGCAGCATTACAGCGGCGAAAGCGGCATGTCGTATCTCGGCCAGATGATCGTCATCACGATGATGATGTTTACCTCGGCGGCTTCGGGCCTTGTGGTTGCCATTGCTTTCATCCGCGGGATTACGCGCAGAGGGGGCGGGCTGGGGAACTTCTTTGAGGACTTCGTTAAAGCCCATACCCGCATCTATTTGCCGCTGGCGCTCATCGTCACATTGGTGCTGGTCGGCTTGCAGGTTCCGCAAACGCTGGAGCCTACTGTGACGGTCAACACGATTGGCGGCACAGTGCAGCATATCGCCATGGGGCCGGTCGCCTCCCTGGAGTCGATCAAGCATTTGGGAACAAACGGCGGCGGTTTTTTCGGGGCGAACTCCTCGCATCCGTTTGAGAACCCGCGTCCGTTGACGAACGTGATCGAGATTTTGAGCATGTGGACGATTTCGGCCGCGCTGCCGTATACGTTCGGACGGTTTGCCAAAAACCGGAAGCAAGGCTGGATTATTTTCTCGGCCATGATGTTCTTATTTTTAGCTTTCCTGTGCCTGACTTATGTTTCGGAAAAAAGCGGCAACCCGCTGATCAATCAGCTGGGCATCGACAGTTCGCAGGGCAGCATGGAAGGCAAAGAGGTCCGCTTCGGCGTAGCGCAGTCCGCGCTGTTTACGACGGTTACCACGGCGGCGACCACCGGATCGGTCAACAATATGCATGACACGCTGACGCCGCTTGGCGGGCTTGCTCCTCTGGCGGAAATGATGCTGAACGTTGTCTTTGGAGGCAAGGGCGTAGGTCTGGTCAACATGCTGATGTACGCCATACTGGGCGTGTTCATCTGCGGGCTGATGGTCGGACGGACGCCGGAATTTCTGGGCCGGAAAATCGAAAGCCGGGAAATGAAGCTGATCGCCATTGCGATTCTCATGCATCCGCTGATTATTTTGGCGCCGACGGCCATTTCGTTTATGACGCATTTGGGGACCGACGCTTTGTCCAATCCGGGATATCACGGGCTAAGCCAGTCTTTGTATGAGTTTACTTCTTCCGCTGCGAACAACGGCTCCGGTTTTGAAGGCTTGGGCGACAACACGATGTTCTGGAACGTTAGCACAGGGCTTGTCATGCTTCTGGGACGGTATGTTTCAATTATCGCGCTTTTGGCGGTGGCGGGCTCTCTGTCGCGGAAAAAGACGGTTCCCGAAACCATCGGCACCTTCCATACCGACACGAAGTTGTTCGCGGGCATTTTGGTCGGTACGGTGCTTCTGATCGGAGCATTAACCTTCCTGCCTGTGCTTGTACTCGGACCAGTGGCGGAATTTCTGAAAATATCGGGAATATAG
- the kdpF gene encoding K(+)-transporting ATPase subunit F produces the protein MIVVSVLALLVFIYLVYALIHPERF, from the coding sequence ATGATCGTAGTGTCGGTTTTGGCGCTGCTCGTATTCATCTATTTGGTATATGCCCTGATCCATCCGGAACGGTTTTAG
- a CDS encoding glutathione peroxidase translates to MSVYDYQAHTLQGKAVPLSVYEGKVLLIVNTASKCGFTPQYRGLQDLYEKYHKRNFEILGFPSNQFAHQEPGNNEEIAEFCQVNYGVSFPMFEKTDVNGEDAHPLFKYLTEQAPGVLGSKAIKWNFTKFLVDKEGHVVKRYSPQTTPDKLEEDVIKLLGD, encoded by the coding sequence ATGTCAGTATACGATTACCAAGCCCACACGCTTCAGGGAAAGGCCGTACCCTTGTCCGTTTATGAGGGGAAGGTACTGCTGATCGTGAACACGGCGAGCAAATGCGGATTTACGCCGCAATACCGCGGGCTTCAAGATTTGTATGAAAAATATCATAAACGAAATTTTGAAATTCTCGGTTTCCCAAGCAATCAGTTTGCGCATCAGGAACCAGGGAATAACGAGGAAATTGCGGAGTTTTGCCAGGTCAATTACGGCGTCAGTTTCCCGATGTTCGAGAAAACCGACGTCAACGGCGAAGATGCTCATCCGCTCTTCAAGTACCTTACCGAACAGGCCCCGGGAGTTCTGGGATCCAAAGCGATCAAATGGAATTTCACCAAGTTTTTGGTCGACAAAGAGGGACATGTGGTGAAACGCTACTCCCCGCAAACAACGCCGGATAAACTGGAAGAGGATGTCATTAAACTGCTTGGAGACTGA
- a CDS encoding helix-turn-helix domain-containing protein, whose translation MQSIYERIESLIKMRKMTKKSFCEQLGISTGNLGDWKRGKSTPSTNKLIEIASFFDVSLDWLILGKERGSFHLKENAGTYVWDELEENITLSEKEKEFIKEYINFTRYRKQQSSEE comes from the coding sequence ATGCAATCCATCTATGAACGAATTGAATCGCTGATTAAAATGCGCAAAATGACAAAAAAATCTTTCTGTGAGCAGCTTGGGATCAGCACAGGAAATCTGGGTGACTGGAAAAGAGGAAAATCAACGCCGAGCACCAATAAGCTCATAGAGATTGCTTCCTTTTTCGATGTCAGCCTGGACTGGCTTATTTTGGGCAAGGAGCGGGGATCTTTTCATCTAAAAGAGAACGCGGGTACATATGTGTGGGATGAGCTTGAGGAAAACATTACGTTGTCCGAGAAGGAAAAAGAGTTTATCAAAGAATACATCAATTTTACCCGTTACAGAAAACAACAGTCCAGCGAAGAATAA
- a CDS encoding PAS domain-containing protein — protein MVNSGITFIEIIDSLQQAVAVVNSQGRIISVNRAWIKHSIEAGVPETFAWNGVRFMQVYSAISEADGQPPDELDSVLNGTVPFIRMEIQCLLQRKLEWFLLDASTIYEDDGRTVKGMVVCLTDITKSKALEHDLMEALTQIRTLRGLLPICAVCKRIRDEHDIWNSVESFLEKHTHAEFTHDICPDCIRRLYPKYSSVLDGSSCS, from the coding sequence TTGGTTAATTCAGGCATCACTTTTATTGAAATTATCGATTCGTTACAACAGGCTGTCGCGGTTGTCAACTCCCAAGGCCGCATCATTTCCGTTAACCGCGCTTGGATCAAGCACTCGATTGAAGCAGGCGTACCCGAAACATTTGCGTGGAACGGGGTTCGTTTTATGCAAGTTTACAGCGCCATATCTGAAGCCGACGGACAACCTCCGGATGAACTCGATTCCGTGCTTAACGGCACGGTGCCGTTTATTCGTATGGAAATTCAGTGTTTGCTGCAGCGCAAACTGGAATGGTTTCTGCTCGATGCATCCACGATATATGAAGATGACGGCCGAACCGTAAAAGGAATGGTTGTTTGTCTCACTGACATAACGAAAAGCAAGGCGCTTGAGCATGATCTCATGGAAGCTCTGACGCAAATCCGCACGCTGCGCGGTCTTCTTCCCATCTGTGCGGTATGCAAAAGGATCCGCGATGAGCATGACATCTGGAATTCTGTTGAGAGCTTCCTTGAAAAACATACACATGCAGAATTCACCCATGACATCTGCCCCGACTGCATCAGGCGGCTGTATCCTAAATATTCCTCCGTGCTGGACGGTTCATCTTGTTCTTGA
- a CDS encoding MarR family winged helix-turn-helix transcriptional regulator — translation MSRKMSSLFAGRLKPYGITPEQWSVLYQVHLQEGINQKELALRSGKDQPSITRILDVLDKKGYIQRKADPGDRRAYLIYATPEVEQLMSETVPIELAMNDELISGISDEELRVLDQIILRISANIDRIFIDQR, via the coding sequence ATGTCGCGCAAAATGTCCTCCCTTTTTGCCGGGAGACTTAAACCATACGGCATTACACCCGAACAGTGGTCGGTTCTTTATCAAGTGCACCTGCAGGAAGGGATTAACCAAAAAGAGCTCGCGCTCAGATCCGGGAAGGATCAACCTTCCATCACGCGGATTCTCGACGTGCTTGATAAGAAAGGATACATCCAGCGCAAGGCCGATCCGGGCGACCGCAGAGCCTATCTGATTTACGCCACGCCTGAAGTAGAGCAGCTCATGAGCGAAACCGTACCGATTGAGCTTGCCATGAACGATGAGTTGATCTCCGGCATTTCGGATGAAGAACTGCGGGTCTTGGATCAGATTATCCTGCGCATTAGCGCAAATATCGATCGAATTTTCATAGATCAGAGGTAA